Proteins from one Impatiens glandulifera chromosome 2, dImpGla2.1, whole genome shotgun sequence genomic window:
- the LOC124925263 gene encoding zeatin O-glucosyltransferase-like has product MGTLAPPAPDHLKKSAKVVVVMVPFPAQGHLNQLLHLSRLISAAGLPVHYLTTISHSRQAKLRVHGWDPLTVKNVHFHELFIPPFSSPPPNPNNNENFPTHLQPVFNASILLRQPISDILRTLSYQFKRVVIIHDSLMSYVVQDFSSLPNAESYSFHSVSACTLFFFMWERMGKPFGIDPESEFLKGLPSIDGCFSSEFIKFVNSQHEFTTLSAGKIYNTSHVIEKPFIEFLAREEIGKGKKQFALGPFNPIIVQTTKQQNCFSRHKSLIWLDKQGPNSVLYISFGTTTSFSHDQIKEIAKGLEKSEQKFIWVAREADRGDIFKTQEEDSVKMVFPEEFETRVLKAGNGMILRDWAPQLEILRHPATGGFLSHCGWNSCMESISMGVPIVAWPVHSDQPRNAFLVSKILEIGLVVRDWGKRKELVTWDMVKKSVKRLMASKEGDQIRRRAAELGDNLRQSVVAEGGTGKIQFESFFNHITRNNLN; this is encoded by the coding sequence ATGGGCACCCTAGCTCCGCCGGCGCCGGACCACCTCAAAAAATCAGCCAAAGTGGTGGTAGTAATGGTTCCATTTCCAGCCCAAGGCCATCTCAACCAACTCCTCCACCTCTCCCGCCTTATATCCGCCGCCGGCCTCCCTGTCCACTACCTCACCACCATCTCCCACAGCCGCCAAGCCAAGCTCCGTGTTCATGGCTGGGACCCACTCACTGTAAAAAACGTCCATTTTCATGAATTATTCATCCCTCCATTCTCTTCCCCACCTCCAAACCCTAATAATAACGAAAACTTCCCCACCCATCTCCAACCTGTTTTCAACGCCTCCATTCTCCTTCGCCAACCTATCTCCGACATTCTCCGAACCCTCTCGTATCAATTCAAACGAGTTGTAATAATCCATGACTCACTCATGTCTTACGTTGTTCAAGATTTCAGTTCACTACCAAATGCTGAATCATACTCTTTCCATAGCGTTTCTGCTTGCACTCTCTTCTTTTTCATGTGGGAAAGAATGGGAAAGCCATTTGGGATTGATCCTGAATCCGAGTTCTTAAAAGGGTTGCCGTCTATTGACGGCTGTTTCTCGTCGGAGTTCATCAAGTTTGTGAACTCCCAACACGAATTCACTACGTTGAGTGCTGGAAAAATCTATAACACCAGCCATGTCATTGAAAAACCGTTTATTGAGTTCCTTGCTAGAGAAGAAATCGGGAAAGGAAAAAAACAATTTGCACTTGGACCTTTCAACCCTATTATAGTTCAAACGACTAAGCAACAAAATTGTTTTTCCCGACATAAAAGCTTGATATGGTTAGACAAACAGGGTCCCAACTCGGTTCTATACATCTCATTCGGCACCACCACATCCTTCAGCCATGATCAGATTAAGGAGATTGCCAAAGGACTTGAGAAAAGCGAACAAAAGTTCATTTGGGTTGCCAGAGAAGCGGATAGAGGCGATATATTCAAAACCCAAGAAGAAGACTCGGTGAAGATGGTGTTCCCGGAGGAGTTTGAAACTAGGGTTTTGAAAGCGGGAAATGGGATGATATTGAGAGATTGGGCTCCCCAACTGGAAATTTTGCGCCACCCGGCAACCGGAGGGTTCTTAAGCCATTGCGGGTGGAATTCTTGCATGGAAAGTATTTCCATGGGAGTACCTATAGTGGCATGGCCGGTTCATTCGGATCAGCCGAGGAATGCTTTCTTGGTTTCGAAGATTCTTGAAATTGGATTAGTTGTGAGAGATTGGGGCAAGAGAAAGGAATTGGTGACTTGGGACATGGTCAAGAAATCGGTGAAAAGACTGATGGCATCCAAGGAGGGTGACCAGATTAGGAGGAGGGCGGCGGAGCTAGGAGACAATCTCCGGCAATCAGTGGTGGCGGAAGGTGGTACGGGGAAAATCCAGTTTGAATCTTTCTTCAACCATATCACAAGAAATAATCTTAATTAG